The Pseudanabaena yagii GIHE-NHR1 genome segment CAGGCGTAAGAATTATTTGTCCATCCACAACTTTCACATCAAAATATTCAGAATCACCAATTTCTCGTGTGATACTTTTAGGTAAAGTAAGCTGATTTTTTGCAGTTAACTTAGCAAGCATCGCAAACCTCCTAACTCGATTAAATACAGTGTAAGGAATCCTTACTTTATCATATTCTTACTAGTTAAAGCTTCTCATGAACGAAACTCACCTTCAAGACAAATTCCTAATCCCCTTCTTTCGTGAAAGTCTAGGCTATCAAGAAGTCAAAGCCAACACCGTCACCAACTCCCTGATTATCGAAGAAGACCTTCAAACCTTCATTTCTGAGACTGAACTCAATCAAAAAAATTACGAACTCCTGCTCAAAAAATATAGTGGCGATCGCAAAAAACTATTAGCAGAACTCATCGAACTAATCCAAGAACGGATTGCCAGTAGTCGCAACATGGCACTGTTTATTAATGCCAATAAATCGATTACGTTCCAAGGTGTAAAACTACATCTGTTTTATACCGATGACAGCGTAATTCATGATAGTAACCTCTTCAATCAAAATATATTTTCTGTAGTCCAAGAACTACCCTACAAATACAAATATCAAAACAAAATTATCTTCTCCTTTCGACCCGATATTTGCCTATTTGTGAATGGGATCTACCTCGGCTATAGCGAACTAAAATCTAACCTCAGCAACCAAACCGCCAAAAAGAACGGACGAGGTAAAGTCATCAAAGACTACTTTGAAGCCGTCAAAGCCTATTACGAAAACTTCGATCGCCATCTCTACCTCAGCGACAAAGAAAAAGAATCTCATCGCAAAGACTTCTTAAAAATATTTGAAAAAGCAATCCATATCACCAGCACAGACCTCGGCGAAACCTACGTGATCCGCACCATATCCGACTTCTTTGATGAAATCCTCACCACCTGCCGCGAAGGCAAAAGCGATCGCGAAGAATACGAAAAAAACGCCATCAAAGTATTTAAACCCTATCCCCTGCTCAATCCCAACGCCGACAAAAAAGACAAACTCAAAGAAATATTCAAATACCATTACGGCAAAAGCTTCATCGAAAAGGAAATACTCTATTACAACTTCATCGAACGTGATGTCTATTTTGTTAATGGCAAAAAAGAACTCAAAGACGAAAAAGGACACCTAATCTCGCCACGCCCCAAACAAAAATTTGGCACAGACAAAATTCTCGCCAAAATCGATGAATTTCTCGACCATGAAACTGAAGATGATTACTTCATCAAGCAACTAGAGCGACAACTCGCCCAAGTCGCCCCTAGCAAACGCGCCGAACTCATCGAAAAGCGCAAAGCCTACGCCAACAACAAAAATATCTATTCGCTCTTACTGCAATATGCCGCAGGATTTGGCAAATCCAACATCATTGGCTGGACAGCACTGCAACTCAAAGACCTCCGCCGCAATGGTGAATATGTCTATGACAAAATCATGATCGTCGTCGATCGCCTGCAACTCCGCAGCCAGATCGACTCCAAAATGCTAAACATGAACATCGATAATCGGATGTATGTGGAAGCAAATAATAAGGCAAGTTTCCAAAAAGCCCTTGAATCCGATACCCGCCTAGTGATCGTCAACCTGCAAAAATTCGGTGCAGTTGCAGAAATGCTTACCCCTGACACCATGCAAAAACTCTCGCAGTTGCGTATTGTCTTCCTAATTGATGAGATTCATCGTTCCAACAGTGGCGAACAACATGAAGAAATGGTCAATATCTTTGATGAACTGCAAACACCCTTTGACACTCAAACCAGCCTATTCCGTACCAAAAAGAATTTAATTATCGGCTTCACCGCCACCCCTGATGACCATACCCTCGCTCGCTTCGGTGAATTTAGCGGCTATGCCGAAAGCGAAAAGCTCTGGGTTCCCTTCGACTCCTACACTATGAACGAAGCAATTAAAGACGGCTTCATTCATAACCCTATCGAAAATATTATTCCTGTTGCTTCCAAAATGCTATTTGATCTTCCTCAAAACAAAATGGAAGGATTCGAGCAACCTAATTACAAAGATATTGATAAAAAGCAAATCTATGAAGAACGCGAACGAATTAATGCGATCGCCAAATACATCGCTGATCTCCTCGTAAAAGATGTCTATCCTAAAATTCGCGGCACGGCAAAAGCCATGCTTGCCGTGTACTCGATTAAGGCAGCGATCGCCTATAAACAAGCCATCACCAAACATTTCCAAGAAATCACCAAACAGCCTAAATTCGCCAAATATGCCGAAGCGCCTATTCACATCGTCTACTCCAGCAACCAAGACGAGCAAAGCGCCACAGGACTAAATGACGGACTCACCGAAGAAAAAGTCTTAGAAAACTTTGCCCTCAAGAAAAATGGCTTAATTATCGTGGTTGCCAAACTGCAAACAGGCTTCGATGAAAAAAGATTGCACACCCTCTTTCTAGACAAAGAAATCAAAGGCATTAGCGCCATTCAAGCAATTTCCAGAGTCAATCGCACCGCCAAACATAAAAATGAATGCAAAATCGTTGACTTCTCCTACAACAATGTCAACGTCCAAAATATCAAAGAAGCTTTTGAGCATTTCTCCGATGTTGTCGTTAGTGATTTCGATCCTTTCAGTGACAAACGCATATTAGAACTGCTCTTCCCGATGCTGAAAAAATCTGAGGTGTACGAAGAGTTTTTCAATATATTTGTGGCGATCGCCCACGATGACACAAAGCCCAACAATCCCGAAAACTACCTAGATCTCGAAAGCAACATCGAAAAATATATTGAAGCTAATCCTAAGTCTACTGCCGACACCAAAGCCAAAACCGCCCAATATTTCACCATTCTCAATCGCATCGAATATGTGATTGCGCTAGAAGAAAAATACAGCGAACCAAATTTTTTAAATTTCCTGCGCCTGTTTAACAAGATCTATAACCAGCTACATCGCACCGATGACATTAAGGATGCGATCGAGGTCTATTTTGACAATCAAATCGGCATTATCGAAGTCCAAACCCAGCCCAAAGAGAATAAACCAAAACCTCCAATCAAAATAGCTGAAGGCAAATCTCCCTATACAGTTCATCAATTTGATATTCTTGCCATCCTCGAAGCACGGAATGAGCAAGAAGAATTAAAGGGAGAGCGTATTCGTGACTTTAAGGCAAAGATAGATGACTTTTTTGCCTATATTATTTCCTCTGATGATGGTAAACGATTGATTACCAAAATAAAATCTAACGTCTCAGAAGAAGAGATTTATGACGATTTTTCTAAAATCTATCGTAAGTACAAAGTCTTATACCGTAAAAAAGTTGGAGATTACTTCTTCAAAGAAATAGAAGATTTAGTCAATAAATTATGTGATGACTTTGAAAATCTGGTGCGTAATTTAGCAATCTAAGATAATTGGCTATGCAATATGTAGCTTGATAGTCGCAATAAAGTAACCAAAGTCATTAATATAGTCTACTGTGCTGTTTATTTGCCGAATTTTTCACCATGAAACATACTCTCTCCGTTGTCGTCCAAGATGAGGCAGGTGTACTGACCCGTATTGCTAGCTTGTTCGCCCGCCGAGGTTTTAATATCGAGAGCCTTGCAGTCGGGACGGCTGAGCAAGATGGATTTACGCGCATTACGATGGTTGTCTCAGGCGACGATCACACGATTGAGCAGATCACTAAGCAGTTGCACAAACTGATCAACGTGATCACTATTCTTGACTTTACCGATATTCCTTGTGTTGAGCGCGAGTTGATGCTCGTTAAGGTGAATGCCGCTCCCAACGTGCGCTCCGAAATTATTGAAATCTCGCAAATTTTCCGTGCCCGTATCGTTGACGTGGCCGATGATTTCTTAACTATCGAGGTAGTGGGTGACCCCGGTAAGATGGTTGCGATCCTAAAGATGTTAAACAAGTTTGGCATTCGCGAAATTGCCCGTACTGGCAAGGTTTCGCTCACCCGTGAATCAGGGGTTAATACTGAATATCTGAAAATTGCCAAGGATACGTTCAAAAATCCAATTTCTAACTTCTAGCAAAAGAAAAAGCACCCAATGGGTGCTTTTTTATTAAACGAACTACAAAATATTTTTTGAAAGTGTTGCTAAGCAAGACTTTCAAAAAATATCTTCATTTAGATTTGAGTGCAAAGCGCTGTATGATCCTGTCAGCTTTGCAAACGTGTATAACTATCTATGCGTATCGCCATATTTACCGAGACATTTTTGCCAAAAATCGATGGCATCGTCACCCGCCTCAAATATACCGTTGAGTATTTGGTCAAGCTCGGTAATCAAGTCCTCGTATTTTCGCCCGATGGGGGACTTACGGAATATTGCGGCGCTCAGATTTACGGGGTATCTGCCTTTGACTTTCCCCTATATCCAGAACTAAAACTAGCCTTGCCGCGCCCTTCGATTGGTCATGCTTTAGAGCAGTTCAATCCTGATCTGATCCATGTCGTCAATCCTGCAATTCTAGGGATGGCTGGGATTTATTATGCCAAAAAGATGAATTATCCCTTGATGGCTTCTTACCATACGCATTTACCACAATATTTGCAGCATTACGGTTTAGGCTTTCTTGAAGGGGTGATGTGGGACTTGGTAAAAAATACGCATAATCGAGCCGCTTTAAATCTCTGTACTTCCACAGCAATGATCGATGAATTGCGATCGCATGGTGTAGAGAGGCTCGACCTATGGCAGCGTGGTGTGGATACGGTGCAGTTTCACCCAAGGTTTAAAAGTGACGAAATGCGATCGCGCCTTACGCAAGGACATCCCGAAGATACTTTGTTTTTATATGTAGGTAGACTGTCAGCGGAGAAAGAGATTCAGCAAATCCTGCCCGTATTACAGGCTATTCCCAATAGTCGTCTTGCCCTTGTAGGTGATGGTCCCTATCGTCAGGAGCTAGAGAAAATCTTTGCAGGGACAAATACTAATTTTGTCGGTTATCTGCGAGGTGATGATCTCGCATCTGCCTTTGCTTCTAGCGATGCCTTTCTATTCCCATCTCGTACCGAAACCCTCGGCTTAGTGCTATTAGAAGCAATGGCGGCTGGTTGTCCTGTTGTTGCCGCGAACTCAGGTGGCATCCCTGATATTGTCACTAATGGCGTTAATGGCTATTTATTTGAGCCAAGCGATCGCGATGGCTTGGTGACAGCTACTCAAAATCTATTACGCGATCGCCATGAAGCAATGTGCATTGAAGCCCGTCTCGAAGCAGAAAAATGGGGATGGGATGCTGCCACGCGCCAGTTACAAAAATATTACGAACAAACGATCGAGGCTTCGCAGCCAGCATTAGTTTAAAAGCTTTTAAGTAGATTAAGCCAAAATCTGTGGCGCACGCTACGCGTGCGCCACAGATTTTAATTACTCCTAGCTACTTAAAAGCTAATGCTCACTAGCAATTTGATGATGTTACCGAGCCAAATCAGGGCAACGATACCACCAGCGATCGCTAAAGGAATGATCGCTAAAGTTTTCCAGCTTTTAATGCCTAGGGCTACCGATGCGCTCCATACCTGCCAGAAGATAAACCAGATGATCACAGCGATCGCGCCAAGAAAACGGGATTGGGGCGGCAAGCTGAGGGCAGGAGCCATAAATATCCAAGGTAAGCTCGCAAACCCCGTGAGGGTGAGTAACTCCTGCATCTCCACATTTTTTTGAAACACACCAGCCAATTGTTTCAATAAAAAGGTGAAAAATACCCAGCCAATGCTGCCACCAATCACCGCACCGATAATTCTCACAATCGATAGATGATCAAGGCGAATAGTTTCCAAAGCATTGACTAAAGCAATCACGATCGCTGCTTGCACAAAGGACGGATGCGTCTTGAGTTGCTCAAAGGTTACTTGGGGCAAAAACAATGTCCCATATAGGCGATCGAGAAATGTCCCTAAATTTTGTGGGGGAGGCGTAACACTTTCAGCATTGGTATTGCTATCAGTGCTGCTATCGGGTGCGATCGCATTAATATCTTCAGGATTGGGCGTGGCATTCATGGTTTCTTCCTATGAGCAACTATTCTTGAAAGGGTTATTTGGCAACACTTTCAACAAAACTCTATGTTTTACGGAGAGCGCAAAGCACTGTAATCTAATAGTAATTGCTAATTGACTTTAACATGATTGACCTTGCCACTACGCACCCCAACCATATCCTCACTATTGACTCTAGCCAGTTGCCTCAGGGGTTACAGGGCAGAATTACGATTCCGGGGGATAAATCCATTTCGCATCGGGCGTTGATGCTTGGCTCCCTTGCCGAAGGAGAAACGCGAATTCGCGGGCTACTATTGGGGGAAGATCCTCGTAGTACCGCAGCCTGTTTTGCGGCAATGGGTGCGGAAATATCTGAGCTAAATTCAGATTTAGTGATCGTCAAGGGGATCGGGCTAGGCAATCTCAAGGAACCCGTAGATGTACTCAATGCAGGTAATTCAGGCACTACGCTACGGTTAATGTTAGGCATTTTAGCGAGCCATCCCGATCGCTTCTTTACAGTCACAGGCGATGCATCCTTGCGATCGCGTCCCATGTCCCGTGTGGTCAATCCTTTGCGCCAAATGGGAGCCAGTATTTGGGGTAGAGAAAATGGAGCACGTGCACCCCTCGCCATTTCAGGACAAAATCTCAAAGCAATTCACTATCAATCTCCCGTTGCTTCGGCGCAGGTCAAGTCCTGCATCATGTTGGCAGGCTTGATGACCGATGGCGAAACGATTATCACCGAGCCAGAGCGATCGCGCGATCACAGTGAAAGAATGTTGGCAGCTTTTGGCGCGAATGTCAGTGTCGATGTTGACACCAATACGGTCTCTGTTAAAGGTGGTGCAAAATTAGTTGGTCAAGAAGTAACCGTCCCCGGAGATATTAGTTCCGCCGCTTTTTGGCTAGTTGCTGCATCGATCGTTCCCAATTCTGATTTAGTAATTGAGAATGTGGGAATCAATCCCACTCGCACAGGAATTTTAGAAGTTCTTGCGGAAATGGGAGCCGACATCACCTATGAAAATGAACGCGAAGTTACAGGCGAACCCGTTGCTGATTTACATGTGCGTTCGGCATCTCTCAAGGCTTGTCGCATCGGTGGTGCGGTCATTCCTCGATTGATTGATGAGATTCCCATTTTAGCGATCGCCGCTAGTTGTGCAGAAGGAACAACCATCATCGAGGATGCCGAAGAACTGCGGGTTAAGGAAAGCGATCGCATTGTGGCAATGGTGAAGGAATTAACCAAACTCGGTGCAAATGTAACTGAGCGTCCCGATGGGATGGAAATCGTCGGAGGTAAAGCGCTGACGGGTACTGAAGTAGATAGCTATGACGATCATCGTGTGGCGATGAGTTTAGCGATCGCGGCGCTAGTTGCCAAAGGCAAAACCTCCATCAACCGCGCCGAATCCGCCGCAATTTCCTATCCTTCCTTTATTCCAACTCTACAGAGCTTATATTCCAAATAAAAAGAGAGGCGCAGAGCGCCTCTCTTTTTATTCTTCAATTTTAGTTTCGATAGGAGCAATGTAAAAACTGCTAATGATGGCGATCGCTAACCACCAGAGTAACTGCACTTGGGGGCGATACCAGACTGTATCGACTAGACCGTGAACGAGCATTCCCACTAAAGTGGCGATCGCCCCGATAATCCATAAACCACTCGAATCGCGATCGCTTCTCAGACGATTCAGCCCCAGCCATCCTTGACGAAAGATGGTAAAAACTAGCCAGCTATAGCAAATTATGCCGACAATTCCTGTTTCTACGGTAATTTCTAGCGGTACGCAATAAGTCCCTAAGGCGCTATAGCCCGACCGCTGATAGAGGGGATAGATTTGATTAAAAGCTTTATTTCCCGGACCAATTCCTAAGATTGGCTTAGCCTTAATCATATTGAAAACCGCTTGCCAAACATTGACCCGAAAGGCATTGCTACTATCATCGGTTCCGAAAATACTAAATACCCGTTTACGCAATGTCGGTACGAGAATTGTACCGATAGCGATCGCCCCAGCCATGCCCCCAAAAACCGTAGGAAAAGTCCACTTCGGCAACCGTTTGCCCCACCAATATACTAATAACAAAACCAGCGTCAAGCTTGCTGCCGCTAAGCCCATGAGTCCGCCCCGACTCTGGGTTTGCGTAATGCAAAATGTCCCAAAAATCGCTGTAATAATTCCTAACGCCTTCAATCCCCAACCACGCCAATGAATAGCGGCGATCACGCCCAAGGGTAACGCTGGCATTAGATAACCCGCAAATAAATTAGGATTGCCTAAGAAACTATAAACACGGGTCACGCCTGCGGTCTCAGAAGTAGGATCTGTCCATGTAGCGAGTTCGGGTGCGCCGAGATACCATTGCTGCACGCCATAGGCACTGGCAATCAGTGCTGAGCCTAAATATGCGCCAATGAAAATCGAGCGCCATCCCAAGCGCATTAACCGACTCATCGACACAAAGGCAAGCATATACAGCGTTAGCTTCACCATGCCATCGGCAGCCGCTACCCGCACGGGTGAGACCAAAGTGGCAACTAAAGCGATCGCCCAATAGGCAATCAAAGGTGTATGAATGGCAGTCCAAATCGGTACTGTTTGATCCTGTTCATCTCGGCGATCGCTAAGCCATAGTAATAACCATGCGATCGCTACGGCTGCTCCGATTACCCCTGTCTGAGCATTTTCTAAAAAGGGCAAAGTCGCCAGCATCACCACTAGCAATCCACCCAAAAACTTAGCACTTAACAAGCGACTACCTTCGCGCCATGCTTGCAAGGGGGTAATTAGTTGAAAAAATTTAGCTTGACTGCTGAGCCACCACGATCGCATGGGTTGCAAAAACTTGGGCATAGGTAGTTTGAGCTTAGAATTCATAGATCGATCAGCATATTTGAACTTAGGGTAAAGTTATTTTGACATCTTGAGGGAAAAGGCAAAAGGAAATGGAAAAACTAAATTCTGCTGAAGCCTATAATGATCGCGGCATGGAACGGGCGGAAAATGGCGACTATGCGGGGGCGATCGCTGACTATACCGAGGCGATCGCGATCAATCCCAATTATGCTGAGGCATATTACAACCGCGCCTACGATCGCTCAGAAATTAAGGACTATAAGGGTGCGATCGAGGATTACACCAAGGTAATCGAGTTAGCTCCTGATGCTGCCCCAGCCTATTTCAATCGCGGCATGGCAAAAGCAAAAATCGGCGATGCTGAAGGCGCGAATGCTGACTGTGAGTATGCAAAGAGTCTTGGATTGTAAATCTATGTATGCCAAGGTGCAAAATTGGTTAATAGCTAAGGCATCAGGTTAAGCACAGAGATATTGGCTCAAGCAAATATTGTGATTGGTGACGATCTAGAAATTTTTACTTCACAAGATCAAATAGTCATAGTTAAACAGAATTTTTTCGTCTAATATCATAGTTAGACTTCTTTTTAGTCTGTTAGTCGTAACGAAGGTTAAATCTAGGATGAGTCTTTCCTAGATGATTAAGACTGGCTCAGAACAAACGTTGAATAACAGATCATCTCAAGGAAAAATCCGTGAAAAGCTCAAGATTATTTTTTAGCTCTTTAGTTGCTTCCTTTTCCCTGACTATTGTATGCAGTCTAAATGCAAGTGCTCAGTCTTCAAGTGATTGGGTAGATCAAGCTCTCGGAAACTATCAAAGCCGAATTTTGAGTGCAGGTAGTTTAGTATCTGGAACAACAGAATTTAGGAAAACTAGAGAAGACTCTTTAGAAGGTAGCTACACGATGGATGAGCAAGGGAAAGTGGTGTTCGGCACATTGTCTCAATGCCAAGTAATGCAGGTTCGTGTTATGCGATGTGTTTGGAATGATAAATATGGAACTGGGAATCTTGAAGTGACCTTTTCGGAGAATTTCTCTAGTTTTAATGGCTATTGGGGAGAAATAGGTTCCGAACCAGTATTTCGCTGGAGTGGCTCACGATGAAATTCTAACAATTAGCTGAAGCGAACTGCCAAAAACCTTGGTATTAAACTCAAGGTAAATTACAGCCGCTCAAGGGAAGGTTAGATATAACGAAATGATGATTTTAGCGGAATAGTTTTTTGCCTTCTAGGGAACGGAAATAAAGAGTTCCCATCGTTGATAGGAAGATGCAATAACTAACAATCTGAGTTGTGTATAACTTATCGGAATAGCCAAATAGCGTTGAGAAGATAATTCCAGGGAATTTATCAGCAGGTAAGATTGATGAAGTATCTGTAATCTGAGAACCGAGGGTAAACCACTCAACTACACGATGGGGGGGATCGAGGAACTCATAGGATTGAGTTATGGGATTGAAGACTTTATCAACGGTATTAGCCAGATCAAAAGCAGAAAGAGAAGTAATTACTAGTCCTGACACAATCAACAGGAGAATTACTCCCAAAACTTGAAAGAAAGCACGAATATTCAGTTTCACACCAAATTTAAACATAGCAATCCCGATCGCGATCGCTACAACAATTCCAGCAAAACAACCGATCGCTGGTGCATATTGCGCTAATCCTGATTGCGTCTGGTCGGGGGTTAATGTACCTGTAATAAAAAGAACAGTTTCCGCCCCTTCCCGTAAAACTGCCACGGCGATGAGAGTAAATACCCCCCAACCTGCTTTGCGAATTTCTGCTGAACTGATGGCTTTTTCAAGACTAGATTGAACTTGATGGCGCATAGTTTTGGCTTGCTGCGTCATCCAAATCAACATCCAACTCAGCATCACGATCGCCGCAACCGAGAAAATACCTTTCGTCAAATAATAGATCGTACCGCTAAAGCCACCAATCAACTTTTGAGCGATCGCGCCCATAATACTACTGATGAATAGCCCTGCCGCCGCTCCTAAATAGACCCATTTTTGGAGGACAGATTGTTTTGCTTGTATCAAGTAAGCTAATACTATCCCCACAACCAAAGTTGCCTCTGTACCTTCTCTAAGGGTGATTAAGAAGGTCGGCAGTGCGCTACTAAAATCCATACTTTCCCTACTTGGTTTCCCTACTTGGTTTCAGTGGTAACTAGATTTTGAATTAATTTAAATTCTTCGGCAGAGATTGCCTTTTTGGTTACAAGATCATCAATTTGTTTATAGGGTCTACCACCTTCAATTCGCTCTGATAACGAAGGCTTTGTTCCTGGTAGCTCTAGCTTGTCCAATTCAGCATTGGTGGCTGTATTGATATTGATTTTGCTGGATTTCGCAGACTTTGGTGCTGCGGTATCAGGGGCAGCAGAGGGAGATGCTTTTGGCTCTGCGGAAGTAGGTGCGGCAGATGGCGAAGTTTTGACAGCTTCAGGTTTAGTTGCCTCTGGGGTCGTTGTACAGCCACCCGCTATTAATGCCAAAACAAATCCAGAAAGTAATATATGAGTAAATGAAAAGGTAGATTTAGTCACATGCATGATCCAAACGTAAAGATATTAATTGTCAAAAGGCTACACAAAGTCTTAGACAGTGACCTTGGCATTAGTCTTTAGGCAAATAGATAAGAAATTTAATCCTTAATCTATACTTATACACTATCCAAGTGAGAATAGTTCGCAATAAACTAAAAAATTATCGATAATTACTAATAGGTTTATTTTATGGTTTTCTTCTATTGAATAATATTTGATTATTTTTAACGGGATTATGCCAACTGATGTCTGTTATTTGAAAATTGCCATATATAGCAAAGCAAGTTTTGCTTAGGACATAAACCCAGAAGATGAGTTGCGGCGCGAAGCGCCGCAACTCATCTTCTGGGTTTGGTGTGTACTAGCGAACTCTTTTTTTGCTATAGCAACCATATTTCATTTACGAGATTGAATAGGTTGTGAGATTGTGCCCCTGCGGGGCACAATCTCACAACCTATTTAGGATTGCTATAGCTGTGTTTTCGAGACGATCATGCTGGATAATGCGTGTCTGACTGAGTGTAACCCCTCCCTAAAATTATTGTTAGACTTAGGCATAGATGCTTATTACCATCTCTCAATCTAAATTCAACCATCAATTATCAATTATCTAGTCCATGCCATTTTCATCTGTAATTCGTTCATTAATCCGATCGCCACTCACTGATGAACTAGAGAGTAAACTGGCGAGGAATCATCAACTAACGCTTTCAGGCTTGTCGCGCGTAAGCAAAGGTTTAGTTAGCTCAACCCTAAGCCAGCGCCAAGAAAGATTAATGCTGGTGATTACCTCCACAATCGAGGAGGCAGGACGCTGGGCGGTGCAGCTTGAAACCATGGGCTGGCATACGGTGCATTACTATCCCAATTCCGATATGTTGCCCTATGAGCCATATCAACCTGAGTCAGAGGTAATCTGGGGGCAGATGCAGGTATTGGCAGATTTAGCGGATTGGCATGAGCAGGAAGGGGAAAAGAAAAAAATGGTGATCGTGGCAACTGATCGCGCTCTTCAAAAACATTTACCCAGTCCCCAAAAATTTAATGACTATTGTGTCCAACTAGAAGTTGGTTGTGAGATCAAGTTACGGGATTTAGCCGAAAATCTCACCATCATGGGTTACGAAAATGCTTCTACCGTTGAGACTGAGGGGCAATGGGCAAGGCGTGGGGACATCATCGATATTTTCCCTGTATCTAGCGAAATGCCTGTGCGGATTGATTGGTTCGGTGATGAGATTGAGAGAATTCGCGAATTTGATCCTGCAACGCAGCGAGCCTTAGATAGCATTCCTTCAGTTTTACTAACTCCCATTAGTTACGGTCATATTTTAGGTAGTTTAGAATTTTCCGATCAGGATGCTGAAGATGAATTTAGCAGCAAGGGCTTTGCGGTACATCCACTGTCTAGCGCTTCGCTTTTAGACTATTTGCCCGAACCAGAGCAATGTCTAGTGGTCATTGATGAATTAGAGCAATGTCAAGCCCATTGCGATCGCTGGTACGAATCCGCCGAAGAACTTTTCCCAGCTTTCTTACACCCCTCTCCCAATGGGAGAGGGGCTGGGGGGGAGGGCAAACTCCATCGCGCCTTTGCTGAATGTTTAGCAGAAATTACTAAATTCTATCGCCTTGATTTGTTTGAACTTGCCGAAGAAAATCGTGGCATAAATATGTCAAGTCGTCCTGTGCCAGCAATTCCCCATCAGTTCGGGAAGATTGCTCAAACAATCCGTGACTATCGCGAACAGAAGTACAAGATCATTCTCATTTCTGCACAACCATCACGTACAGTTGCCCTATTACAGGAGCATGACTGCCAAGCGCAATTCATTCCCAATGTTCGTGATTATCCTGCGATCGAGAAAACCCATAACCTGCGAATAGCCGTAGCTTTGAAATATTCAGGTATTGCGGAGATCCAAGGGTTTGTGTTGCCGACTTATCGCATTGTCGTCATTAGCGATCGCGAATTTTTTGGACAACACGCCCTTGGGACACCCAATTATGTGCGAAAGCGCCGCAGGGCTGCGTCTAAGCAGGTTGACTTAAATAAGCTCTCCCCAGGGGATTACGTCGTCCACAAAAATCATGGCGTGGGGCAGTTTGTCAAATTAGAGAAGTTGACCGTTAATAATGAAACTCGCGAATATCTCGTTCTGAAATATGCGGATGGATTATTGCGCGTCGTAGTCGATCAGATGTCGATCCTGTCACGCTATCGAGGAATGCATGAGGCAAAACCCGAACTGCATAAAATGACGGGCAAGGCTTGGGCAAATACCACGACCAAAGCAAAGAAAGCAATT includes the following:
- a CDS encoding ComEA family DNA-binding protein, with translation MALIAGGCTTTPEATKPEAVKTSPSAAPTSAEPKASPSAAPDTAAPKSAKSSKININTATNAELDKLELPGTKPSLSERIEGGRPYKQIDDLVTKKAISAEEFKLIQNLVTTETK
- a CDS encoding FTR1 family iron permease, which gives rise to MDFSSALPTFLITLREGTEATLVVGIVLAYLIQAKQSVLQKWVYLGAAAGLFISSIMGAIAQKLIGGFSGTIYYLTKGIFSVAAIVMLSWMLIWMTQQAKTMRHQVQSSLEKAISSAEIRKAGWGVFTLIAVAVLREGAETVLFITGTLTPDQTQSGLAQYAPAIGCFAGIVVAIAIGIAMFKFGVKLNIRAFFQVLGVILLLIVSGLVITSLSAFDLANTVDKVFNPITQSYEFLDPPHRVVEWFTLGSQITDTSSILPADKFPGIIFSTLFGYSDKLYTTQIVSYCIFLSTMGTLYFRSLEGKKLFR
- a CDS encoding IctB family putative bicarbonate transporter; its protein translation is MNSKLKLPMPKFLQPMRSWWLSSQAKFFQLITPLQAWREGSRLLSAKFLGGLLVVMLATLPFLENAQTGVIGAAVAIAWLLLWLSDRRDEQDQTVPIWTAIHTPLIAYWAIALVATLVSPVRVAAADGMVKLTLYMLAFVSMSRLMRLGWRSIFIGAYLGSALIASAYGVQQWYLGAPELATWTDPTSETAGVTRVYSFLGNPNLFAGYLMPALPLGVIAAIHWRGWGLKALGIITAIFGTFCITQTQSRGGLMGLAAASLTLVLLLVYWWGKRLPKWTFPTVFGGMAGAIAIGTILVPTLRKRVFSIFGTDDSSNAFRVNVWQAVFNMIKAKPILGIGPGNKAFNQIYPLYQRSGYSALGTYCVPLEITVETGIVGIICYSWLVFTIFRQGWLGLNRLRSDRDSSGLWIIGAIATLVGMLVHGLVDTVWYRPQVQLLWWLAIAIISSFYIAPIETKIEE
- the aroA gene encoding 3-phosphoshikimate 1-carboxyvinyltransferase, producing the protein MIDLATTHPNHILTIDSSQLPQGLQGRITIPGDKSISHRALMLGSLAEGETRIRGLLLGEDPRSTAACFAAMGAEISELNSDLVIVKGIGLGNLKEPVDVLNAGNSGTTLRLMLGILASHPDRFFTVTGDASLRSRPMSRVVNPLRQMGASIWGRENGARAPLAISGQNLKAIHYQSPVASAQVKSCIMLAGLMTDGETIITEPERSRDHSERMLAAFGANVSVDVDTNTVSVKGGAKLVGQEVTVPGDISSAAFWLVAASIVPNSDLVIENVGINPTRTGILEVLAEMGADITYENEREVTGEPVADLHVRSASLKACRIGGAVIPRLIDEIPILAIAASCAEGTTIIEDAEELRVKESDRIVAMVKELTKLGANVTERPDGMEIVGGKALTGTEVDSYDDHRVAMSLAIAALVAKGKTSINRAESAAISYPSFIPTLQSLYSK
- a CDS encoding tetratricopeptide repeat protein, with product MEKLNSAEAYNDRGMERAENGDYAGAIADYTEAIAINPNYAEAYYNRAYDRSEIKDYKGAIEDYTKVIELAPDAAPAYFNRGMAKAKIGDAEGANADCEYAKSLGL